In a single window of the Gossypium hirsutum isolate 1008001.06 chromosome D02, Gossypium_hirsutum_v2.1, whole genome shotgun sequence genome:
- the LOC107910404 gene encoding ACT domain-containing protein ACR3 isoform X2, whose product MDVFHVTDQQGKKITDGKTIDYIERVLGPKGHTTDGMKDCPGKRVGVHSFGNHTAIELIGRDRPGLLSEISAVLANLHFNVTVAEVWTHNRRIACVLYVNDNTTSGSVDDPNRLSIMEEQLKHIMRGCEDDDNVARTSFSMGFTHIDRRLHQMLFADRDYEGGGVTTEVDYPPSFKPKITVERCEEKGYSVVTVRCKDRAKLMFDIVCTLTDMQYVVFHANISSNGPYASQEYFIRHMDGCTLDTEGEKERVVKCLEAAIHRRVSEGLSLELCAKDRVGLLSEVTRILRENGLSVRRAGVSTVGEKAVNVFYVRDAYGNPVDAKTIEALRKEIGQTMMLNVKKDPSSTKAREAETSGWAKTSFFFGNLLEKFLA is encoded by the exons TGTTTCATGTCACGGATCAACAAGGAAAAAAGATCACCGATGGAAAAACCATTGATTACATAGAGAGG gTTCTAGGACCTAAGGGCCACACTACAGATGGGATGAAAGACTGCCCTGGCAAACGTGTCGGGGTGCACTCTTTTGGTAATCACACTGCCATCGAACTCATTGGAAGGGACAGGCCTGGTCTCTTATCAGAGATCTCGGCTGTCCTTGCCAACCTTCACTTCAATGTTACTGTTGCGGAAGTATGGACACATAATAGACGAATAGCATGTGTGCTCTATGTCAATGATAATACCACGAGTGGGTCTGTGGATGATCCCAACAGACTGTCTATTATGGAGGAGCAGCTTAAGCACATCATGCGTGGTTGTGAGGACGATGACAATGTGGCTCGTACCAGCTTCTCCATGGGATTCACTCATATTGATCGCCGGCTTCATCAAATGCTGTTTGCTGATAGGGATTACGAAGGTGGTGGAGTGACAACTGAGGTTGACTATCCTCCATCCTTCAAACCAAAGATCACAGTTGAGCGCTGTGAGGAGAAAGGATACTCGGTTGTTACTGTCCGGTGCAAAGATCGAGCTAAGCTCATGTTTGACATTGTCTGCACGCTCACGGACATGCAATATGTAGTTTTTCATGCTAACATCTCATCCAATGGTCCTTATGCTTCACAG GAATATTTTATTCGCCACATGGATGGCTGCACACTTGATACTGAAGGAGAGAAAGAAAGGGTTGTTAAATGTCTCGAAGCCGCCATTCATAGAAGAGTGAGTGAG GGTTTAAGCCTGGAGCTTTGCGCAAAGGACAGAGTTGGGTTGTTGTCCGAAGTAACAAGGATTCTCCGAGAGAACGGATTGTCCGTTAGAAGGGCAGGGGTGTCAACAGTTGGGGAGAAAGCAGTGAATGTTTTCTATGTTAGAGATGCTTACGGTAATCCTGTAGATGCAAAGACAATCGAAGCACTTCGCAAAGAAATCGGACAGACAATGATGCTTAACGTAAAGAAGGATCCATCAAGTACGAAAGCACGGGAGGCAGAGACCAGCGGATGGGCTAAAACAAGCTTCTTCTTTGGGAATTTATTGGAAAAGTTCTTGGCTTGA